One Azospirillum sp. TSA2s genomic region harbors:
- a CDS encoding class I SAM-dependent methyltransferase, whose translation MTQSHHGVVAENYGPRADAYVSSAVHAGGADLEQIEQALRGRSDARVLDLGCGGGHVSYRAAPHVAEVTAVDLTPEMLEAVTRTAAERGLTNIATRQAAAERLPFDDGRFDVVLCRFTAHHWRDFEAGLREARRVLAPGGTAIFIDCIAPAAAVLDTHLQVVEVLRDPSHVRNYTAAEWMAALARAGFAVRSLTPRRLRMEFPVWTARTRTPDLHAQAIRSLQRSAAAEVRNHFDITDDGSFLLDTLTLEVDAV comes from the coding sequence ATGACCCAAAGCCACCATGGCGTCGTCGCCGAGAATTACGGCCCGCGCGCCGACGCCTATGTGTCCAGCGCCGTCCATGCCGGCGGTGCCGACCTCGAGCAGATCGAACAGGCTCTGCGCGGCCGATCCGACGCGCGGGTGCTGGATCTGGGCTGCGGTGGCGGCCATGTCAGCTACCGCGCCGCGCCGCATGTGGCGGAGGTAACGGCCGTCGACCTGACGCCGGAGATGTTGGAGGCGGTGACCCGTACCGCGGCGGAGCGCGGCCTGACCAACATCGCCACCCGGCAGGCCGCCGCCGAGCGGCTGCCTTTCGACGACGGCCGGTTCGACGTGGTGCTCTGCCGCTTCACCGCCCACCATTGGCGTGATTTCGAGGCGGGCCTGCGCGAGGCGCGGCGGGTGCTGGCGCCCGGCGGCACCGCGATCTTCATCGACTGCATCGCCCCGGCTGCCGCCGTGCTGGACACCCACCTGCAGGTGGTGGAGGTGCTGCGCGACCCCTCCCACGTCCGCAACTATACGGCGGCGGAGTGGATGGCGGCCCTGGCTCGGGCGGGCTTCGCTGTCCGGTCGCTGACCCCGCGTCGCCTGCGCATGGAGTTCCCGGTCTGGACCGCCCGCACCCGCACGCCCGACCTCCATGCCCAGGCCATCCGTTCGCTCCAGCGCAGCGCGGCGGCCGAGGTCCGCAACCATTTCGACATCACCGACGACGGCAGCTTCCTGCTCGACACGCTGACGCTGGAGGTCGATGCGGTTTAG
- a CDS encoding MFS transporter: MPLALLALAISAYAIGTTEFVVVGLLPTVANDLDVSLPLAGMVVSVYALGVTFGAPVLTALTGRVPRKPLLLGLMGVFVAGNLLAGVSPNYEMLLVARVLSAFAHGVFFSVGSTIAADLVPEDKRASAIAMMFSGLTIAIVTGVPLGTWIGQTFGWRATFLAVSALGVVGGVGVAALVPARLSQPPAAGLGVQVGVLAKPRLLLAFAITALGYGGTFVAFTFLAPILETITGFSSATVSLVLVLYGAAIAVGNLVGGKLANRRPVRALAWLFALQALVLIVFTFTADSKIPALVTLAGMGALAFANVPGLQLYVVQLAQRHAPGAVDVASALNIAAFNLGIAAGAFFGGQVVSSPLGLGATPWVGGLFVLGGLVLTLASGALDRREQAVPAC; the protein is encoded by the coding sequence ATGCCTCTCGCACTGCTGGCGCTGGCGATCAGCGCCTATGCGATCGGGACGACCGAGTTCGTCGTCGTCGGATTGCTTCCTACCGTGGCGAACGACCTGGATGTCAGCCTGCCGCTGGCCGGCATGGTGGTCAGCGTCTATGCGCTGGGCGTCACCTTCGGGGCGCCGGTGCTGACCGCGCTGACCGGCCGGGTGCCGCGCAAGCCGCTGCTGCTCGGGCTGATGGGGGTGTTCGTCGCCGGCAACCTGCTGGCCGGCGTCAGCCCCAATTACGAAATGCTGCTGGTGGCGCGGGTGTTGAGCGCCTTCGCCCATGGCGTCTTCTTCTCGGTCGGGTCGACCATCGCCGCCGATCTGGTGCCGGAGGACAAGCGCGCCTCCGCCATCGCCATGATGTTCTCCGGCCTGACCATCGCCATCGTCACCGGCGTTCCGCTCGGTACCTGGATCGGCCAGACCTTCGGCTGGCGCGCCACCTTCCTGGCGGTGTCGGCGCTGGGCGTTGTCGGCGGGGTGGGCGTTGCGGCGCTGGTTCCGGCACGGCTCAGCCAGCCGCCGGCTGCCGGCTTGGGGGTGCAGGTCGGCGTGCTGGCGAAGCCGCGCCTTCTGCTGGCCTTCGCGATCACCGCACTGGGCTATGGCGGCACCTTCGTCGCCTTCACCTTCCTGGCGCCGATTTTGGAGACGATCACCGGATTCTCCAGCGCCACCGTCAGCCTTGTGCTGGTTCTGTATGGTGCCGCCATCGCGGTCGGCAACCTCGTCGGCGGCAAGCTGGCCAACCGCAGGCCGGTGCGGGCACTGGCCTGGCTGTTCGCCCTGCAGGCGCTGGTTCTGATCGTCTTCACCTTCACGGCGGATTCCAAGATCCCCGCGCTGGTCACGCTGGCGGGCATGGGGGCGCTGGCCTTCGCCAATGTTCCGGGGCTGCAGCTTTATGTCGTCCAGCTGGCGCAGCGCCATGCGCCGGGGGCGGTCGACGTGGCGTCGGCGCTGAACATCGCCGCCTTCAACCTGGGCATCGCGGCGGGCGCCTTCTTCGGCGGGCAGGTGGTGTCCTCCCCGCTCGGTCTCGGCGCCACGCCTTGGGTCGGCGGACTGTTCGTGCTGGGTGGTCTGGTCCTGACGCTGGCGAGCGGTGCCCTCGACCGGCGGGAACAGGCCGTTCCGGCTTGCTAA
- a CDS encoding LysR substrate-binding domain-containing protein gives MSDPRAWEMRVFLRVAARGSFSAAGRDVGMTPSSTAKLIGRLEERLGVRLVERSTRKLRLTAEGELYRERADALLGEMDALDAEIAGGARAPTGLIRANASVPFGQHCLLPLLPEFLRDHPGITLDVTMTDEVVDLYAARVDVAFRAGPLSDSALLAQRLGVVRRRIVASPAYLERKGVPMSAADLETHDCLGFNFRRAAAVWPLKSGGRLIDREVPTRILANNGETVRHMALLGLGLARLADYHVRADLREGRLVAVLDDALVDTEEIHAVYTGRDRAPRRVRAFLDHMAPRLRAMLAG, from the coding sequence ATGAGCGATCCACGCGCCTGGGAAATGCGGGTGTTCCTGCGGGTTGCCGCCCGCGGCAGCTTCAGCGCCGCCGGCCGCGATGTCGGGATGACGCCATCATCCACGGCGAAGTTGATCGGCCGGCTGGAAGAACGGCTGGGCGTGCGGCTGGTCGAACGCTCCACCCGCAAGCTGCGGCTGACGGCCGAAGGGGAACTCTACCGCGAAAGGGCGGACGCGCTGCTGGGGGAGATGGACGCGCTCGACGCGGAAATCGCCGGCGGGGCCCGCGCGCCGACCGGTCTGATCCGCGCCAATGCCTCGGTCCCGTTCGGCCAGCATTGCCTGCTGCCGCTGCTGCCGGAATTCCTGCGCGACCATCCCGGCATCACGCTGGACGTGACGATGACCGACGAGGTGGTCGACCTCTATGCCGCCCGCGTCGATGTCGCCTTCCGCGCCGGACCGTTGAGCGATTCGGCACTGCTGGCCCAGCGGCTGGGCGTCGTCCGGCGCCGGATCGTCGCCTCGCCCGCCTATCTGGAACGCAAGGGCGTGCCGATGTCCGCCGCCGATCTTGAGACGCATGACTGCCTGGGCTTCAACTTCCGCCGCGCGGCCGCGGTCTGGCCGCTGAAATCCGGCGGCCGTCTGATCGACCGCGAGGTGCCGACCCGCATCCTGGCAAACAACGGCGAGACGGTGCGCCACATGGCCCTGCTCGGCCTTGGGTTGGCGCGGCTGGCCGACTATCACGTCCGCGCCGACCTGCGCGAGGGCCGGCTGGTGGCGGTTCTGGACGACGCGCTGGTCGACACCGAGGAAATCCACGCGGTCTACACCGGCCGCGACCGTGCGCCGCGTCGCGTCCGCGCCTTCCTGGACCACATGGCGCCGCGACTGCGGGCGATGCTCGCGGGTTGA
- a CDS encoding single-stranded DNA-binding protein, translating to MNVWTFTGRLGADGELRTTQSGEKVLGFRVANDVGFGERKTTQWVDCSIWGRRAESLAPHLTKGKSVVVSGEVTLREYEKRDGTRGAGLSVRVAEIDFTGGAREEGGGGSFGGGGGGYESRGSGGGSGYGGGGGNYGGGSSGGGRSGGGAPPRHEDLDDEIPF from the coding sequence ATGAATGTTTGGACGTTTACGGGACGCCTGGGCGCGGACGGCGAATTGCGCACGACCCAGAGCGGCGAGAAGGTGCTGGGCTTCCGCGTCGCCAACGACGTCGGCTTCGGCGAGCGCAAGACGACCCAGTGGGTCGATTGCTCGATCTGGGGCCGCCGCGCCGAGTCGCTCGCTCCGCACCTGACCAAGGGCAAAAGCGTCGTCGTGTCGGGCGAGGTGACCCTGCGCGAGTATGAGAAGCGCGACGGCACCCGCGGCGCCGGCCTGTCGGTCCGCGTGGCCGAGATCGACTTCACCGGCGGTGCCCGTGAAGAGGGCGGCGGCGGCAGCTTCGGCGGCGGTGGCGGCGGCTACGAATCGCGTGGCAGCGGTGGCGGCAGCGGCTATGGTGGTGGCGGCGGCAACTACGGCGGCGGTTCGTCGGGCGGCGGTCGCAGCGGCGGCGGTGCTCCGCCCCGTCACGAGGATCTCGACGACGAAATCCCGTTCTGA
- a CDS encoding response regulator, with amino-acid sequence MLRIDSIAKQNMSQRVRSPGQPLRVLVLEHDDAVSEALSILVADLGHTVCGVARTDVEAAALAGRERPDLALTDVRFGGGDGIATARRLNLDHGLRSIFLSGNSDHGTMARITETYPLGVVHKPFSHAQLKIALDLAARRLR; translated from the coding sequence ATGCTCAGGATCGACTCCATCGCCAAGCAGAATATGTCCCAGCGCGTCCGTTCGCCCGGGCAGCCGCTTCGCGTGCTGGTGCTTGAACATGACGACGCCGTTTCCGAAGCATTGTCCATCCTGGTCGCGGATTTGGGCCACACCGTCTGCGGCGTCGCGCGGACGGATGTCGAGGCGGCGGCACTGGCCGGACGTGAGCGGCCGGATCTGGCGTTGACCGATGTACGGTTCGGCGGCGGGGACGGCATCGCCACGGCGCGGAGGCTGAACCTGGACCATGGCCTGCGGTCCATCTTCCTGTCGGGGAACAGCGACCACGGCACCATGGCCCGCATCACCGAGACCTATCCGCTCGGCGTCGTGCACAAGCCGTTTTCCCATGCCCAATTGAAGATCGCCCTGGATCTGGCCGCCCGCCGCCTTCGTTGA
- a CDS encoding acetoin utilization protein AcuC, with protein MPALTTPLRTPLFIGGEIYRGSTYGPKHPLAIPRVSTAIDLSRAMGWLPDEVYLDTHVASERELARFHTADYIAALKRAEAEQRVDEATAARHNLGKLENPIFAEMYRRPAHSSGSALQAARILGDRPAGLVYAPAAGTHHARRDRASGFCYFNAPVLGILELLDHGLERVLYVDLDAHHGDGVEEAFADDDRVLTISIHEDGRWPYTGKAEDRAGGMARNLPVPPGFNDSEMEHVMEAAVLPLARAFRPQAMVIQTGADALAEDPLSQLELSNRALWDAVAALLPLAPRVLVVGGGGYNPWSVGRCWAGIWAVMNGIDPAIKPTAEAEAVLRALTWSRAAGRNPPEHWFTTLSDERRPGPVRDAVKRVAEMALS; from the coding sequence GTGCCAGCCCTGACCACGCCCCTCCGCACCCCGCTGTTCATCGGCGGCGAGATTTATCGCGGCTCGACCTATGGGCCGAAACATCCGCTGGCGATCCCGCGCGTCTCGACCGCCATCGACCTCAGCCGCGCCATGGGCTGGCTGCCGGACGAGGTCTATCTCGACACCCATGTGGCGAGCGAACGGGAACTGGCGCGCTTCCACACCGCCGATTACATCGCGGCGCTGAAACGGGCGGAAGCCGAACAGCGGGTGGATGAAGCCACTGCCGCCCGCCACAATCTCGGCAAGCTGGAGAATCCGATCTTCGCCGAGATGTACCGGCGGCCGGCCCACAGCAGTGGATCGGCCTTGCAGGCGGCCCGGATCCTGGGCGACCGGCCGGCCGGTCTGGTCTATGCGCCGGCGGCAGGGACCCACCATGCGCGGCGCGATCGGGCAAGCGGCTTCTGCTATTTCAACGCGCCGGTGCTGGGCATCCTGGAATTGCTGGACCACGGGCTGGAGCGGGTGCTCTACGTCGATCTGGACGCCCACCATGGCGATGGGGTGGAGGAGGCCTTCGCCGACGACGATCGGGTTCTGACGATCTCCATCCACGAGGATGGTCGCTGGCCCTACACCGGCAAGGCGGAGGATCGCGCCGGCGGCATGGCCCGCAACCTGCCGGTGCCGCCGGGCTTCAACGACAGCGAGATGGAGCATGTGATGGAGGCGGCGGTGCTGCCGCTGGCCCGTGCCTTCCGTCCGCAGGCGATGGTGATCCAGACCGGCGCCGACGCGCTGGCCGAAGACCCGCTGAGCCAGCTGGAGCTGTCCAACCGCGCGCTGTGGGATGCGGTGGCGGCCCTGCTGCCGCTGGCGCCGCGGGTGCTGGTGGTGGGCGGCGGCGGCTATAACCCCTGGTCGGTCGGGCGCTGCTGGGCCGGGATCTGGGCGGTGATGAACGGCATCGACCCCGCGATCAAGCCGACGGCGGAGGCGGAGGCGGTGTTGCGCGCCCTGACCTGGAGCCGCGCCGCCGGCCGCAATCCGCCGGAACACTGGTTCACCACGCTGAGCGACGAACGCCGGCCGGGCCCGGTGCGCGACGCGGTGAAACGGGTGGCGGAGATGGCGCTGTCCTGA
- a CDS encoding ABC transporter ATP-binding protein, which translates to MLAMTPLSVTISRARLTYGGTLLFSDLTLELPAGRTTCLLGPSGVGKTTLLRILAGLAEPEPPTQVVTGDGQPLAGRIAYMAQQDLLLPWLTVLDNVLLGDRLRHRRPGPARVEQARALLDRVGLAGRERDRPAALSGGQRQRVALARTLMEDKPLVLMDEPFSALDAITRLRLQETAAETLAGRTVLMVTHDPLEALRIGDRLHVMTGRPAVMGPALEPSGPVPRRVDDPGLLAHQAELLRRLAE; encoded by the coding sequence ATGCTTGCGATGACGCCGCTTTCGGTGACGATCTCGCGCGCCCGGCTGACCTATGGCGGCACGCTGCTGTTCTCCGACCTGACGCTGGAACTGCCGGCCGGCCGGACCACCTGCCTGCTGGGACCGAGCGGCGTCGGCAAGACCACCCTGCTGCGCATCCTCGCCGGTCTCGCCGAACCGGAACCGCCGACGCAAGTCGTTACCGGCGATGGGCAACCGCTGGCCGGCCGCATCGCCTACATGGCGCAGCAGGACCTTCTGCTGCCCTGGCTGACCGTCCTCGACAATGTCCTGCTCGGCGACCGGCTGCGCCATCGCCGGCCCGGCCCGGCGCGGGTGGAGCAGGCCCGCGCATTGCTCGACCGCGTCGGTCTGGCGGGGCGGGAACGCGACCGCCCGGCCGCCCTGTCCGGCGGGCAGCGGCAGCGGGTGGCGCTGGCCCGCACGCTGATGGAGGACAAGCCGCTGGTTCTGATGGACGAGCCCTTCTCCGCGCTCGACGCCATCACCCGGCTGCGGCTGCAGGAAACGGCGGCGGAGACGCTTGCCGGCCGCACCGTCCTGATGGTCACCCACGACCCGCTGGAGGCGCTGCGCATCGGCGACCGCCTGCATGTGATGACCGGCCGTCCCGCCGTGATGGGGCCGGCGCTGGAGCCGTCGGGCCCGGTGCCGCGCCGTGTCGACGATCCCGGCCTGCTGGCCCATCAGGCCGAGCTGCTGCGTAGGCTGGCGGAATGA
- a CDS encoding ABC transporter permease has product MKALLRALVTLLVLVAGWQALVWATGLPRYLLPSPLAVADAMQRQAPLLLTHGLTTLSEILIGLVAGVALGGVSALLLARFRTARRWLMPLLLVSQAIPVFALAPLLVLWLGYGMASKIAMAVLVIYFPVTTALFDGLRRTDPGWLDLARTMGASPAAILWSIRLPAALPAFWSGVRVAAAVAPIGAVIGEWVGSSSGLGYLMLHANARMQIDLLFAAVLVLGLFAVTLYAAVDALARRALPWQPDTQPAEDANP; this is encoded by the coding sequence ATGAAGGCGCTGCTGCGCGCCCTGGTCACCCTGCTGGTGCTGGTCGCCGGCTGGCAGGCGCTGGTCTGGGCCACCGGCCTGCCGCGTTACCTGCTGCCCAGCCCGCTGGCGGTGGCCGACGCGATGCAGCGACAGGCGCCCCTGTTGCTGACCCACGGCCTGACCACCCTGTCGGAGATCCTGATCGGGCTGGTGGCCGGCGTGGCGCTGGGCGGGGTCAGTGCGTTGCTGCTGGCGCGCTTCCGCACCGCCCGGCGCTGGCTGATGCCGCTGCTTCTGGTCAGTCAGGCGATTCCGGTCTTCGCCCTGGCGCCGCTGCTGGTCCTGTGGCTGGGCTACGGCATGGCCTCCAAAATCGCCATGGCGGTGCTGGTCATCTATTTCCCGGTGACGACCGCGCTGTTCGACGGGTTGCGGCGCACCGATCCCGGCTGGCTCGACCTTGCCCGCACCATGGGAGCCTCCCCCGCCGCCATCCTGTGGAGCATCCGCCTGCCGGCCGCCCTGCCCGCCTTCTGGTCCGGCGTGCGCGTCGCCGCCGCGGTGGCGCCGATCGGCGCGGTGATCGGCGAGTGGGTGGGGTCGTCCTCCGGCCTCGGCTACCTGATGCTGCACGCCAACGCCCGCATGCAGATCGACCTTCTGTTCGCCGCCGTGCTGGTGCTGGGGCTGTTCGCGGTGACGCTGTACGCCGCCGTCGATGCGCTGGCCCGCCGCGCCCTGCCCTGGCAACCCGATACCCAACCTGCCGAAGACGCCAACCCTTAA
- a CDS encoding ABC transporter substrate-binding protein, with amino-acid sequence MKHLIGAGLMAASLMTSLPALAQDKLSVMLDWFVNPDHAPLVVAQEKGFFKDAGLDVTLTAPADPNDPPKLVAAGGTDIAVSYQPQLILQVDEGLPLVRIGTLVSTPLNSVVVLRDGPVKTLKDLKGRKVGYSIAGFEDALLGAMLEKQGLTLKDVELVNVNFSLSPSLLSGQVDAVIGAFRNFELNQMEIEKHPGRAFYPEEEGVPPYDELVLVAHKDKANDPRFKRFLAAVERATLYILNHPEESQAAFVKGRPELNDELNRRAWADTLPRFSHSPAALDAERYTRFAEFLKARGLIKAVAPLDRYAVVVK; translated from the coding sequence ATGAAACACCTAATTGGCGCCGGCCTGATGGCCGCCAGCCTGATGACCTCGCTTCCGGCCCTGGCCCAGGACAAGCTGTCCGTGATGCTGGACTGGTTCGTCAATCCCGACCATGCCCCGCTGGTGGTGGCGCAGGAGAAGGGCTTCTTCAAGGATGCCGGGCTGGACGTGACGCTGACCGCCCCGGCCGACCCCAACGATCCGCCGAAGCTGGTCGCCGCCGGCGGCACCGACATCGCCGTCTCCTACCAGCCGCAGCTGATCCTGCAGGTGGACGAGGGGCTGCCGCTGGTCCGCATCGGCACGCTGGTGTCGACGCCGCTGAACTCCGTCGTCGTGCTGCGCGACGGGCCGGTGAAGACGCTGAAGGACCTGAAGGGCCGCAAGGTCGGCTACTCGATCGCCGGCTTCGAGGACGCCCTGCTCGGCGCCATGCTGGAGAAGCAGGGACTGACTCTGAAGGACGTCGAGCTGGTGAACGTCAACTTCTCGCTCTCGCCGTCGCTGCTGTCGGGACAGGTCGATGCCGTGATCGGCGCCTTCCGCAATTTCGAACTGAACCAGATGGAGATCGAGAAGCATCCCGGCCGTGCCTTCTACCCGGAGGAGGAGGGTGTCCCTCCCTATGACGAGCTGGTCCTGGTCGCCCACAAGGACAAGGCGAACGACCCGCGCTTCAAGCGCTTCCTGGCGGCGGTGGAACGGGCGACGCTCTACATTCTGAACCATCCGGAGGAGTCGCAGGCCGCCTTCGTCAAGGGCCGGCCGGAGCTGAACGACGAGCTGAACCGCCGCGCCTGGGCCGACACCCTGCCGCGCTTCTCCCACAGCCCGGCGGCGCTGGATGCCGAGCGCTACACCCGTTTCGCCGAGTTCCTGAAGGCGCGCGGCCTGATCAAGGCGGTGGCGCCGCTCGACCGCTATGCGGTGGTGGTGAAGTAG
- a CDS encoding universal stress protein encodes MPIKTILLHMANDDAYASRLAVAAALAKRFSAHIQALYIATPVSMPAGATGRAASYGFMAEATAIAHENAERIEREVRQALDGLSFDWTIEEGDHVELLAERASYADLVVVAQSAAVRAGERVSLHHIPDRLPLETPTPVLVLPPKQPAAAPIGRHVLVAWKNSPESARAVRAAMPFLEAADSVTVLSVEPPGQHSNDAADLVDWLHRHGIAARPQSVIASGGEVGDMILSCCGDQGADLLVMGAYGHSRLRELVLGGATRTVLDGLTLPALLTH; translated from the coding sequence ATGCCGATCAAGACCATCCTGCTGCACATGGCCAACGACGACGCCTACGCCAGCCGTCTGGCGGTGGCCGCTGCCCTGGCCAAGCGCTTCTCCGCCCATATCCAGGCTCTCTACATCGCCACCCCGGTGTCGATGCCGGCGGGCGCCACCGGCCGCGCCGCCTCCTATGGATTCATGGCGGAGGCCACCGCCATCGCCCACGAGAATGCCGAACGCATCGAGCGGGAGGTGCGTCAGGCGCTCGACGGCCTGTCCTTCGACTGGACGATCGAAGAGGGCGATCACGTCGAATTGCTGGCGGAGCGGGCGTCCTACGCCGATCTGGTCGTGGTGGCGCAGTCGGCCGCGGTGCGGGCCGGCGAACGGGTGTCGCTGCACCACATTCCCGACCGCCTGCCGCTGGAGACCCCCACCCCGGTGCTGGTTCTGCCGCCGAAGCAGCCGGCCGCGGCCCCGATCGGCCGCCATGTGCTGGTCGCCTGGAAGAACAGCCCGGAATCGGCCCGCGCCGTCCGCGCCGCCATGCCTTTCCTGGAAGCGGCGGATTCCGTCACCGTCCTGTCGGTCGAGCCGCCGGGCCAGCACAGCAACGATGCCGCCGATCTGGTTGACTGGCTGCACCGTCACGGCATCGCCGCCCGCCCGCAGTCGGTCATCGCGTCGGGTGGCGAGGTCGGCGACATGATCCTGTCCTGCTGCGGCGATCAGGGCGCCGACCTGCTGGTGATGGGCGCCTATGGCCATTCCCGTCTGCGCGAACTGGTGCTGGGTGGCGCGACCCGCACGGTGCTGGATGGGCTGACCCTGCCGGCACTGCTGACGCATTGA
- a CDS encoding inositol monophosphatase family protein: protein MTGFPLPDIDQVSDLIRSVARTEIMQYFQKLDASGIRQKTGPTDLVTLADEAAERALTPALSTLVPGSRVIGEEAASEDERVLDRIHGDDPVWIIDPVDGTINFAQGRPMFAVIVALAWKGETVAGWIHDPVDGRMATAVKGQGTRLNGSRVHVAPAVPLPQMVGALSTRFCAEEMGRQLEERSAGLGERACLSSAAQEYLRLLEGRAHYSLYHRLMPWDHAAGVLMHAEAGGYSALIDGTPYRPGLLKGSILLAPDRDSWQALHGQLFG from the coding sequence ATGACGGGTTTCCCGCTTCCCGACATCGACCAGGTTTCCGACCTGATCCGCTCCGTCGCACGGACGGAGATCATGCAGTATTTCCAAAAGCTGGACGCATCAGGCATCCGGCAGAAGACCGGCCCGACCGACCTCGTCACGCTGGCGGACGAGGCGGCGGAGCGGGCCTTGACCCCGGCGCTGTCCACCCTGGTGCCGGGCAGTCGCGTCATCGGCGAAGAGGCCGCGTCGGAGGACGAGCGTGTGCTCGACCGCATCCATGGCGACGATCCGGTGTGGATCATCGATCCGGTGGACGGCACCATCAATTTCGCCCAAGGCCGGCCGATGTTCGCGGTGATCGTGGCGCTTGCCTGGAAGGGCGAGACGGTCGCCGGTTGGATCCACGATCCGGTCGATGGCCGGATGGCGACGGCGGTAAAGGGGCAGGGCACCCGGCTGAACGGCAGCCGCGTCCATGTCGCGCCGGCCGTGCCGTTGCCGCAGATGGTCGGCGCGCTGTCGACGCGGTTCTGCGCCGAGGAGATGGGGCGGCAGTTGGAGGAGCGCAGCGCCGGGCTGGGCGAGCGCGCCTGCCTGTCGAGCGCCGCGCAGGAGTATCTGCGGCTGCTGGAGGGGCGGGCGCATTACTCGCTCTATCACCGGCTGATGCCGTGGGATCATGCGGCCGGCGTGCTGATGCATGCGGAGGCCGGCGGTTATTCGGCGCTGATCGACGGCACGCCTTACCGGCCGGGGCTGCTCAAAGGGAGCATCCTGCTGGCGCCCGACCGCGACAGCTGGCAGGCGCTGCACGGGCAGCTTTTTGGGTGA
- the hflX gene encoding GTPase HflX: MRPPESRLEEAVGLAQAIQLDVVHAECAKVNRPQPSTLLGSGTVEQLAQVVEETEATLVILDHALSPVQQRNLERALKAKVIDRTGLILEIFGARARTREGMLQVELASLTYQKSRLVRSWTHLERQRGGFGFLGGPGESQLELDRRLIGDRIIKIKKELEEVRRTRGLHRKARAKVPYPVVALVGYTNAGKSTLFNRLANADVFAQNLLFATLDPTMRQVTLPSGRKVILSDTVGFISDLPHGLVAAFRATLEEVDAADIILHVRDIAHIDSEAQKADVHEVLSDMGIDPETDDRVIEVLNKIDALDEESRGAVLAQTGRNPRAVAVSALSGEGIDDLDRLLDQRMNVNRQVVDLSVDLGDGAALAWLYARSEVLERRDDEEHAHLQVSIDPVDLARFEKRFQPAEQPTEQVQPQP; encoded by the coding sequence ATGCGCCCTCCCGAATCCCGGCTAGAGGAGGCGGTCGGTCTTGCCCAGGCCATTCAGCTGGACGTCGTCCATGCCGAATGCGCCAAGGTGAACCGGCCGCAGCCTTCGACCCTGCTCGGCTCCGGCACGGTTGAGCAACTGGCACAGGTGGTGGAGGAGACCGAGGCGACGCTCGTCATCCTCGACCATGCCCTGTCGCCGGTCCAGCAGCGCAACCTGGAACGGGCGCTGAAGGCGAAGGTCATCGACCGCACCGGCCTGATCCTGGAGATCTTCGGCGCCCGCGCCCGGACGCGGGAAGGCATGCTGCAGGTCGAGCTGGCGTCCCTGACCTACCAGAAATCCCGGCTGGTGCGGTCCTGGACCCACCTTGAACGCCAGCGCGGCGGCTTCGGCTTCCTCGGCGGCCCCGGTGAATCGCAGCTTGAGCTTGACCGCCGCCTGATCGGTGACCGGATCATCAAGATCAAGAAGGAGCTGGAGGAGGTGCGGCGCACCCGCGGCCTGCACCGCAAGGCGCGCGCCAAGGTGCCGTACCCGGTGGTGGCGCTCGTCGGCTATACCAACGCTGGCAAATCGACGCTGTTCAACCGGTTGGCGAACGCCGACGTCTTCGCCCAGAACCTGCTGTTCGCCACGCTCGACCCCACCATGCGGCAGGTGACGCTGCCGTCGGGGCGGAAGGTGATCCTGTCGGACACGGTCGGCTTCATCTCCGACCTGCCGCACGGCCTCGTCGCCGCCTTCCGCGCCACGTTGGAGGAGGTGGACGCCGCCGACATCATCCTGCATGTCCGCGACATCGCCCACATCGACAGCGAGGCCCAGAAGGCCGACGTCCATGAGGTGCTGTCCGACATGGGCATCGACCCGGAGACGGACGACCGGGTGATCGAGGTGCTGAACAAGATCGACGCTCTGGACGAGGAAAGCCGCGGGGCGGTCCTGGCCCAGACCGGGCGCAATCCGCGCGCGGTGGCGGTCTCCGCCCTGTCCGGTGAGGGGATCGACGATCTTGATCGCCTGCTCGACCAGCGGATGAACGTCAATCGGCAGGTCGTCGACCTGTCCGTCGACCTTGGCGATGGGGCGGCGCTCGCCTGGCTCTATGCCAGGAGCGAGGTTCTGGAACGGCGCGACGACGAGGAGCATGCGCATCTGCAGGTCTCCATCGACCCCGTCGATCTCGCCCGGTTCGAGAAGCGGTTCCAGCCGGCCGAACAGCCGACCGAGCAGGTCCAGCCGCAACCTTAA
- the hfq gene encoding RNA chaperone Hfq: MSEKSQNVQDVFLNHVRKNKTPVTVFLVNGVKLQGIITWFDNFSVLLRRDAHSQLVYKHAISTVMPAHPIQLFEPPKEGESV; encoded by the coding sequence ATGTCTGAAAAAAGCCAAAACGTGCAGGACGTGTTTCTCAATCACGTCCGTAAGAACAAGACTCCCGTAACCGTCTTTCTCGTGAACGGCGTGAAACTCCAGGGCATTATTACTTGGTTCGACAACTTCTCGGTACTTCTGCGGCGCGACGCGCATTCCCAGCTCGTCTACAAGCACGCAATCTCGACGGTCATGCCAGCCCATCCCATTCAACTTTTCGAGCCGCCCAAGGAAGGTGAAAGCGTCTGA